DNA sequence from the Tenacibaculum mesophilum genome:
TTTAATACACCATTATCTAAATTATATCCTTGTTGAGAAGCATTGAAAGCTGTAAACTTATATGCATTAAATACTTTAACACCTCCTACTCCTTGGAAGTTCATATTTAAATCAAATCCTTTATAATCTAAATTTAATCCTAAGTTATAGGTTACTTCTGGTAAATAACTATCCATAAAAACACGGTCGTTATTATCTATTTTACCATCGTTGTTTGTGTCTTGAAACTTAAAATCTCCCGGTACTGCGTTAGGCTGTATTAATTGCCCATCTTTACTATGTGCATTGACTTCTTCTTGTGATTGGAAAATTCCTAAGTAAGGCACTAAGTAAGTTGAGTATAATTCTTTTCCTACTACAGATCTGTATGGGTATAATGTGCTTCTAACATTATCTGAGTGTGCTATATAATCAATTCCACTACTGTTATACCCATTAAGGTTCATTAATTCATTATCAAGAAAACTAGCGTTTGCACTAATACTATAATTTAAGTCTCCTACATAATCTTTATACGAAACTGCAAATTCATATCCTGTGTTTTTAACTTCTCCTCCATTTACATCTGCAGCCGACGTTCCTTGGTGAATATCTTCTAGTCCAGGAATAATCATTCCTTTTGTGGTTTTCTCAAAATAATCGGCAACAATAGAAAGTCGATTGTTGAATAAATTCATATCAATTCCAAAATCTAAAGATTCTGAAATTTCCCATTTAAGGTTAGGGTTTGATTGTCTTCCTACATACGTACCTTTATCGTCTAAAGAACCATCTGCTCCTAAAATAACATTTGTGGTGTTTAAAGGAACATCAAAAGAGTAATACCCTACAGAGTTTATATTTCCTATTTGTCCCCAAGATGCTCTTACTTTTAAATTATTAATAGTTTCAATATTAAAGAAATCTTCTCCTGATATTTTCCATGCTGCTGAAGCTGATGGAAAATAATCTGCCTGATTTTCTTTAGCTAAACGTGAGGTTTCATCTCTACGAATACTTCCTGATAAGAAATACTTACCTTTATAGTTATATAGCACCCTTCCTATTGCAGAAGTTAAAGCATCCTCGTACACATCTGTCTCTGGAGTTCTAATTACTGATGCATTAGACATGAATTGATTGAAAGGTTCTTCACTACTAAATCCTTCTCCTTGCTGGAAATAGTATTCGTAATCGGTAAACTGTGACGAGTAAACAGCGGTAAGATCTAAATTATGATTTCCAAAACTCTTTTTATAGCTTAATTGATTATCCCATACCCAACGCTTAGTATCTGAGTAACTCTGATATAAATAATTGTTTAAATTCGTTCTTCCTAACTCAGGAATTTTTGGAGAAAACTTTTTATATTTCGTATCCGTAGTACTATAGCTATAACTCGTTTTAAACTTTAATTCGTCCGTAATGTCGTAGTTAAGGTATACGTTAGCGTTTAAGTAATTAACAGGATTACTAATATCTGGACGTAACAACAAGGCTACAGGATTATATACGTCTCCGTAAGCTCCTGCATAATTTGATAAATTTTCTGGTACTACTCCACTAAAATTTCCGTTTGCATCACGTATTGGTGCTGATGACGGCATGTATAATGCATTTACAATACTACCTGAGTAAGAACTTGTTGAGTTTGTACCTACTGCTTCACTTCTTGAATAATACACATTTTCACCTATAGTAATATTATCTGTAAGGTGTATGTCTGTTTTTACTCTAAGAGAAAAACGTTCTGAATAGGTATTTAGTAATAATCCTTCTTTTTTATGATAACCAAAAGAGGTCATATAATTCATCTTATCAGTAGCACCACTTATATTCATATTGGTATTGTACATAGCTCCTGATCTAAAAATAGCATCCATCCAGTTAGTACGTGTTACTTGACCCCATGGATTTTGTTCTGCATCGTGAGCAGACTGTCTTGGAGCACCTGCATTATCTGCCGCCATATTGTATACATCTGCTTGTTGCTTTGCATTTAAAGGCGTAGGTAATTTAGCTGCTGATTGCACACTGCTATAAAAGTCAAAACTAATTCTTGGTTTTCCTTTTTTCCCTTTTTTAGTTTCAATTACAATAACACCAGAAGCTGCTTGTGCTCCGTATATTGCAGCAGCTGCTGCATCTTTTAAAATAGATACCGATGCGATGTCATTAGGATTAATTGCTGGCCCGTAATACGGTACACCATCTACAACTGTAAGAGGTTCTTCATTCGCAAAAGAACCGTACCCCCTAATTACTACTTTACCGTCTTCAGATGGATCTCCTCCTTGTTGTAAAACAGTTACACCAGATACACTTCCTTGTAAAAAATCATTTAACGTAGATACTGGCCTACTAGACATAGATTCTATGTTTTCTACTGTTGAAATTGCTGAAGTAAGATCTCCTTTTTTTGCACTACCATAACCAATTAGTACTACCTCATCTAAAACGCTCGACTCTTCATTAAGTGCTATTGAAAACTCTTGGCTTCCCGAAAAAGGAAGTTCTAGTGTTTGAAACCCTATAAAAGAAACTACTAAGGTTCCTTGATCTTTATTTACACTTAGCGTAAACTTACCATCAAAATCGGTAGCTGCTCCATTCTTACTTTGCTCTTTAATAAGAACAGTTGCTCCGGGAATGGGTTCTCCGTCTGTTTTAGACACAACGGTACCTTTTAAAATAGTTTGTGCTACCGTTCCGGAGACTACCCCGAAACATAATAACAATATAAATAAATAGTGTTTTTTCATTTGATAATTTAGGTTTTGATTCTGAGACGAATCTATTTCAAGATGCTTTTTAAAGAGGGTCAAATGGTTTCAAAAAGGAGTACTTATATTTCAAAAAGCCTCATAAAAACACCTTAATTCTTACACTTTTGTTTCAGTAACCTTCTGCTAACATTAGCCTAATCTGAAGCTAACTTTTATACTACTACTTTTTGTTCTTTGTAAGCTTTAGGACTCATATTAAAATGCTTTTTAAATTGCCTGCTAAAATATTTTGGATTGGCAAAACCGCACTCAAAACTAATTTCTGAAATGTTTAATACATTTTGACCTAATAGGTGTTGTGCTTTTTGAAGTCTTAGGTTAATTAACACTTCTGAAGGAGATTGTTTGAGTATTTCTTTAAAAACACGGTAGCATTTTACTTTAGATATTTCTAATTTTTCTTGAAGACTTTCAATATTAAAAGTATGATCGTGCAAGCACTCATGCATATAAGTAAGTGCCTTTTTTACTAGCTTTTCGTTTGGTGATAGTAATTGCTCGTCTTTATGATTCTCAATCCAACCGATGTGACTTTCTGTTTCAAATAGTTTTTTTCTGCTGCTTAGTAAGTTGGTTAGCTTTGCTTGCAAAAAAGTTTTACTTACTGGAAGTTGAATGGTAACATCTATTCCTAATTTAGTAACTTCTTCCATTTGAAAGTATCCAATTTCTTCTGATAGATATAATATAGGACAGTTAGATAGTTTTATATTTTCTTTACGGTTTTCTAAGAACTGTACTACTTTATTTGTAAGTTTTACATCATAAAATACTATAGTATCTACATTGAGACTTGAAAGTGCTGAAAATAATTTATCTACATTGTTTTCAAATATTAAATGATAAGCTTCTTCTCCCAATAATGATTGTAATATCCCATAGTTCATTTCACTAGTCAATACCAACACTTTATGTTTGCCTTGTGGGAGCTCATTTATCATCCCTATATGATTCCACTGTATCATTGAGGCTTTTTCTGAGGTTACTTTGTGAAAGGGTACTTCTACTTTTATTGAAATAATTCCTTCTTCAGAATTATTTATATCCAACTTTCCATTTAATTCTAATAGTAAATCTTTCGCTGCTTTAAAATAAGGACTATAGCGTTGTAAACTTTTTATATTATTAACTAAAATACCACTATCAGAATTTACTTTTAGTATTAGTTTGTTTTCTTTTTCGGTATAGGTTATTTGTATGTTACTACCTTGATTACTATACTTTATAAAGTCATTGAAAATATATTTATAAAAAAGTTTAAAACGAAGTAAATCAATAGTTATCCACTTGTCTTCTACTTGGGTTTGATAGCTAAGATTTATTCCTGATTGTAGTAATTTTCGTTCTAAATTTTGGGTTAAATGATGTAAGAATGTATTGATTTTTATTACCGATTTTTCTGTAGTATTTATACGGTTTACTTGCTCTAGAAAATCCCACTCCGTTAATACATCTATCATGGTTTTCGCTTGACTAACTAATTTTGTTTGTATTTCATTTGGAATGTTATTTTGCTGACTATATTGTAGCATTTGCATTAATGGCTTTTTAAACTCTGCCAATACAAACGTTTTAAATTTATCTATTTCAAAATCTTCGTTTTTTAATTTGTGATGTAAAGCCAGTACTTCTTCTTTTTGTTTGATAATTTTTCGGTTTTGATCTTCGAGCTTTACATTAGCTTTTATTAAGTCTTTCTTCTGCTTATTAATTATAGCTGTTCGTTCATTAATTTTTTGTTTAAGTTTTTCTTGGTAAATTTTATCTTTACGAACTTTATACCCTAAACCTAAAATGAGTATAATTACCCCTCCTGATGCTAAACTCCATGCAAACCAAGAGGTTTTATAAAAGGGTGGGGCTATTATTATTTTTATAGAAAATATATTTGTTTTAGAAGCACTTAAACTATTTTTCACTTCTAAAACATATTCTCCAGGTGGTATTTTCTTATATAAAATAGGGGTTGTTCTATACACTCTCCAATCTTTATCAAAGCCTCTTAACTTATATAAAATTAAATTTTCATAATTTTTTCGGTAGGCTACAGGGGTTATATCTAGGCTAATATTGTTTTCTGAAAATGTTTTTTCTACTACACTATTATTATTATTATTATTATTATTTTCTACCCCATCTATTTCTACAACTAATTGAGGGAGATTCTTATTAAACTCTATTAATTCAGGAGCGAAGTAATTAACTCCATTAATACCACCAAAATACAACACCCCCTTGTTATCTTTATAATAAGCTCCTTCTGAAAACTCTGGAGCTTGCCATCCTTCTTCTGGATGTAAGACATTTACTTTATAGTTTTTTCTATTTATTGAAGCAAGACCTTTAGTTGTACTCACCCATATGTGTTTTCCTTTAAGAATTACACTGTAAACCATATGGCTTGGTAAGTTTTCTTTCTCTGAAATAGTTTTTACTACTCCTTTTTTACGATCAAAAACTGTTACTCCCCCCAAAGTTGCTATCCAATACAACCCTGTTTCTTCATCTTTATCAATACTATATACACTATTACCTGTTAAACCATTTTCTGTAGTAAGGTGATGTTTTTCTCCATTATTCCTATTAAATAGGATCATTCCATTATTTTCTGTTGCTAAAGCCAGTTCTTCACCATTAACAAAAACGTCTCGAATATGATATGCTTTTAAAAACTCGCTCCCTTCAACATTTTCAAACTTATTTTTTTTTGTGTTGAACACTGCAATTCCTCCCCAACAAGCAAACCAAATTCTACCATCGTTAGTTTCTGTCATTGCATAAATCCTATTTGCTGGTAGTAAAGGATTCTCTTTTGCTGCGTAATAAGACACTTTTGTTTTATTTATGTGAATTAGTCCTGCATAAGTACCAACCCAAATAGAACCGTCTGTAGCTGTATATAAACTACGTATTCTTTCCCAATCTTTATTTTCTTTTGCTTTCTCTAATCGTTTTTTAATAAAACATTTGTCTGATTTACTATAGTTATATAATCCTTTGGTATAATAACCTAACCAAAGATTATTATCGTTGTCCATTGTTATAGCTCTTACAGTTTCATTAGGCAAATGCCTATATTCTACAGGATGGGGAGCAATAGTGTTTATATGTTCAGACCCAACGTAAGCCATACTTAATCCTCCATCTTTATGACCTAACCAGATGTTACCAAAGCTGTCTTCATAAATTTTTTCAATTTCATTTCCTGTAAAACTGTAAGGGTTATATAAATCGTAGGTATAGTGCTCTATTTTTGTTTCGTGAATATCTACCTGATTATTTCTTATTACATAAAGCCCACTTTTTCTTGTTGCATACCATATATTTCCTTTTCTGTCTTGATAAGATTCATTAATAATTACTTCAGGAAACTTGTTAAGTAATAATTGATCATTAATTAGTTGTTTGTTTGTTTTTACTTGTGTTTCGTTTACCTTCAGGAAACTCATTCCATCAAACTCTAAATATTGTCCGCTTTTAGTTTCTACTACAAGGTTATTTTTCTTTGATAGCTTTAGGTTTACAGGCGTTTCAGAAAAATAAAAGTTTTGAAAGATTGATTGATTTACAAACCTACTTACGGTATTATTATCTGTTAAACACCAAATTGTTTTAGTCCCATCTCTTTGTAGACTATAAATTACATTCCCTGCAAGAGAAGTTGAGTCGTTATTTATATGTTTGAAAACTTTAAAATCTTTACCATCATAACGATTAAGTCCATCCCAAGTGGCAATCCATAGTCGTCCTTTAACATCACTTATAATATCATTTACTGAGTTATTGGAGAGTCCATCTTTTGTAGTTAATGTTTTAAATTTTAACGATTGACTAAGACTTGTAGTAACAATTAAAAAAAAGAAAAAAAACAACCTCATACCAAACAATTTCATCTTTTATAACCGACAAAACTACTTTAGAGAAAACACAGATTAACCACAGTAAAATTAAGTTTTGATTACCTAAATGTTAATATTCCAACCTACTATATAACTAAGGATTGTTAACTAATTATAAATTATATTAATACTAAATTTTAGCCCTTTTTTATATAAATATAAAAAAGGGAAAGCCTTACTTATTTTACGGTTTTTAAAAAGTTTAAAGAGTACTAATATCCTATTTTTAAGAAATTTAAAACAACTAATTATGTTACAACACATTTCAACCTTAGGATTGACATTAACAAAAAAAGAACAAAAACTTGTTCTAGGTGGTGCATTACCAACATGTAGAGTGTGCTTTGATTATTGTAAATCTCAAAACTTTCAGACTAAAGAAGAGTTTAGTGCTTGTTTTTATGATTGCAAACAAGAGCTTTGTTAAATTTTAAAAGCGGACTTTCGTCCGCTTTTCTTTTATCTACATGTTTTTAAAATACTCTTCTTATAAGTTTTTTATGTACTTATAAGGTAATACTAAATTTGATAATTGTATTAGTGGTAGCTGAGTTTCGGTTACTTCAGAGAATACTGACAAATCAAATGAAAAATAGGCTTCTGTTGTTGTTGGTTTTTTATCTTCATACCATTTTTCTAGTGCTTTTGCTAACTGACATACAAAAGGTGTATCAGAAGTAATTTCTTCTGAACATCCTTCAGTCGGTATTGTATAGTCTTCTGGAATTTTAAAAGAAAAAGGTGTGTATAATAACACTGGTAATTGAACCGGTGGTAAATCACTTTTAGCTGTTTCTTGTAAATAGTAATTCCAATAACTTGTTACCTTAATTGTTTGTTGATGTAATTGATCGTACGTAAAGAATGTTTTAAAGAATGTTGCCAAATGTTCTGACAAAGACATACTGCTTCCATTCTCATCTAAGATTTTAGCTATATTAATTTTAGTATTATTACTTAACAACGGTATTAGTTTATTAGAAAATCTAATTAAAGGAGTTCTGTAAATAAACTTAGGATTTGTAGGGTTGTCTTCCACCAATCCTTCATTTCTAATTACTGCAATTCCTGCCCATGTATTTTGGAACTGTAATACATTTAGTCCGTTTACCTCAACTGTTCTATTTGGTATTTCAAAAGAACAAGGATATCCTAAATACTCCTTTACCTTGGCTTTAGGGTCTTTTACGTACCAATACGAATTTTCAATTGGTGCTCCAGATTCATCCGTTGCTTGTACTCTTGTATAATTATTTATGTTAATTAATGGAGCACTAGGAATCTCCGCCAGCTTAAATTCATTCATAAACAACTGCTTGTCTATTTCAGACATATCTTGAGGAAGCACTATACTTACTACCAAACGCTTACACTCTTCACCTCCTTGGCAATCACAAGTAGTAGTAAAATGTGGATCTTCTTTTTGTTGTATGGTAAAATTATAAGCACTTGTAGTTTCTGTATCCCCCACTTGAGAAGCTTTATAAAGCATTGCTTTTTTATTATGTTCATCCCAAGCTAATGATAAATTATTAGTTAACTGCACCATAGCTTGCATTGCATAAAATGCTTTGTCAAGATTTGGATCAGTCTCATCAGATGTAGGAGATATTAGGGTTAAATATTTAGTCATATCATTTAATACTGATGACCATACGTTTACCATTTGAGCCATATCGTTGAATAGATTACGTGTACTACCACGTTTAGCTTGTAGGTTATTATCCTGACTATCAAAAGTATTAAACCTAACATCAGAATAAATTTGGTCTTGTGCTGCTTGATCTTCAGAATAAGTGTACGTGAAATTCCATTCTGAAGCTTTCTCTAGAACTTCTTTCGTTGTATCACATACTACTGACACTGCTTTACCTTCTTGAGTTGTTAACGTTGGTGGTTTTGGATAATTACGAAGAACTATAGGAATATCTACAGTACCTAAAGACTGCTGTAATGGAGATTTATCAAAATCAGGTTCTACTGTTTCAGCTAAATTAACAGGCACTATAAATGTTAACCATTTTGATGCTTGATATCCTTTTACATCTGGCACTTCTGTAATATCAAATTCAACATGGGTAATTTGATAATCCATTCCTAAAGGCACTGTCGTAAACTCTTTTGTGTTTTTAGTAGAAAAGATAAAAGATATATCAGATGTTTTTTCTCCATCTTCGTAATCTAACTGTATTTTGGCATTAGAAATTGAATACAGTTTACTATCTCCTTCTGTACTACTAACAATACTTGGAGTACCATATAAACGAGGAGCTATCTGATTTTGACCTTCTCTTGCTATTCCTGATTCGGCAGTAACTTCCATTTGTACCACTGCATTAACAGAATAAGTATTTCCTAACTGAATAAGTAATTGTTGTTTAAACTTTTCTTGAGCATTTAATTTTCTTGTTTCATTTACTTCTGGTGCTGTAAGAATTGTCTCTACCTTAGTTGAAATAGTTTCTGCCAGTAATGATTTAGCTTTGGTTATGGCTTCAAGGTAAGATGTAGCATCACTATTTAAAGATTTTAAAAACTCTTTTTCTTCTTCAGATTT
Encoded proteins:
- a CDS encoding SusC/RagA family TonB-linked outer membrane protein; this translates as MKKHYLFILLLCFGVVSGTVAQTILKGTVVSKTDGEPIPGATVLIKEQSKNGAATDFDGKFTLSVNKDQGTLVVSFIGFQTLELPFSGSQEFSIALNEESSVLDEVVLIGYGSAKKGDLTSAISTVENIESMSSRPVSTLNDFLQGSVSGVTVLQQGGDPSEDGKVVIRGYGSFANEEPLTVVDGVPYYGPAINPNDIASVSILKDAAAAAIYGAQAASGVIVIETKKGKKGKPRISFDFYSSVQSAAKLPTPLNAKQQADVYNMAADNAGAPRQSAHDAEQNPWGQVTRTNWMDAIFRSGAMYNTNMNISGATDKMNYMTSFGYHKKEGLLLNTYSERFSLRVKTDIHLTDNITIGENVYYSRSEAVGTNSTSSYSGSIVNALYMPSSAPIRDANGNFSGVVPENLSNYAGAYGDVYNPVALLLRPDISNPVNYLNANVYLNYDITDELKFKTSYSYSTTDTKYKKFSPKIPELGRTNLNNYLYQSYSDTKRWVWDNQLSYKKSFGNHNLDLTAVYSSQFTDYEYYFQQGEGFSSEEPFNQFMSNASVIRTPETDVYEDALTSAIGRVLYNYKGKYFLSGSIRRDETSRLAKENQADYFPSASAAWKISGEDFFNIETINNLKVRASWGQIGNINSVGYYSFDVPLNTTNVILGADGSLDDKGTYVGRQSNPNLKWEISESLDFGIDMNLFNNRLSIVADYFEKTTKGMIIPGLEDIHQGTSAADVNGGEVKNTGYEFAVSYKDYVGDLNYSISANASFLDNELMNLNGYNSSGIDYIAHSDNVRSTLYPYRSVVGKELYSTYLVPYLGIFQSQEEVNAHSKDGQLIQPNAVPGDFKFQDTNNDGKIDNNDRVFMDSYLPEVTYNLGLNLDYKGFDLNMNFQGVGGVKVFNAYKFTAFNASQQGYNLDNGVLNAWTPENTNTNIPRLSTQDNNQTYGTTSSWYLEDASYLRLKNVTLGYTVPTSKMSSVLSQSSLRIYVSGENLFTITNYSGMDPEVGGKGLDVGRYPSARTISAGISLSL
- a CDS encoding two-component regulator propeller domain-containing protein, with the translated sequence MRLFFFFFLIVTTSLSQSLKFKTLTTKDGLSNNSVNDIISDVKGRLWIATWDGLNRYDGKDFKVFKHINNDSTSLAGNVIYSLQRDGTKTIWCLTDNNTVSRFVNQSIFQNFYFSETPVNLKLSKKNNLVVETKSGQYLEFDGMSFLKVNETQVKTNKQLINDQLLLNKFPEVIINESYQDRKGNIWYATRKSGLYVIRNNQVDIHETKIEHYTYDLYNPYSFTGNEIEKIYEDSFGNIWLGHKDGGLSMAYVGSEHINTIAPHPVEYRHLPNETVRAITMDNDNNLWLGYYTKGLYNYSKSDKCFIKKRLEKAKENKDWERIRSLYTATDGSIWVGTYAGLIHINKTKVSYYAAKENPLLPANRIYAMTETNDGRIWFACWGGIAVFNTKKNKFENVEGSEFLKAYHIRDVFVNGEELALATENNGMILFNRNNGEKHHLTTENGLTGNSVYSIDKDEETGLYWIATLGGVTVFDRKKGVVKTISEKENLPSHMVYSVILKGKHIWVSTTKGLASINRKNYKVNVLHPEEGWQAPEFSEGAYYKDNKGVLYFGGINGVNYFAPELIEFNKNLPQLVVEIDGVENNNNNNNNSVVEKTFSENNISLDITPVAYRKNYENLILYKLRGFDKDWRVYRTTPILYKKIPPGEYVLEVKNSLSASKTNIFSIKIIIAPPFYKTSWFAWSLASGGVIILILGLGYKVRKDKIYQEKLKQKINERTAIINKQKKDLIKANVKLEDQNRKIIKQKEEVLALHHKLKNEDFEIDKFKTFVLAEFKKPLMQMLQYSQQNNIPNEIQTKLVSQAKTMIDVLTEWDFLEQVNRINTTEKSVIKINTFLHHLTQNLERKLLQSGINLSYQTQVEDKWITIDLLRFKLFYKYIFNDFIKYSNQGSNIQITYTEKENKLILKVNSDSGILVNNIKSLQRYSPYFKAAKDLLLELNGKLDINNSEEGIISIKVEVPFHKVTSEKASMIQWNHIGMINELPQGKHKVLVLTSEMNYGILQSLLGEEAYHLIFENNVDKLFSALSSLNVDTIVFYDVKLTNKVVQFLENRKENIKLSNCPILYLSEEIGYFQMEEVTKLGIDVTIQLPVSKTFLQAKLTNLLSSRKKLFETESHIGWIENHKDEQLLSPNEKLVKKALTYMHECLHDHTFNIESLQEKLEISKVKCYRVFKEILKQSPSEVLINLRLQKAQHLLGQNVLNISEISFECGFANPKYFSRQFKKHFNMSPKAYKEQKVVV